A genomic segment from Aegilops tauschii subsp. strangulata cultivar AL8/78 chromosome 1, Aet v6.0, whole genome shotgun sequence encodes:
- the LOC109746337 gene encoding uncharacterized protein isoform X1, which produces METAEVQEMQHAWRWPLGAMACSSGRCCLQLEWDPQLIRYFGGLGVLGVAGGGNPDDHGAIEHELGLFFPKCMEWQGSSEPPREDVMEWSEEQLEELIRNFPILDEDLVGFDPSCILEDTSTAADASFLCKNSNAGADDLLAPSSATPVEPPTLPVAQREQPPLSPPSSNRHSDQRRQITRANCSAKRSATQEETEQDGGSGKRSRKAGPTVVRPFSVVKPGPRGVDGVETLADINERILTPSARPVRHPVGEFASAPRASAGGDRPAPSGKAVTGFTRLHTAGKGTITVIRSSG; this is translated from the exons ATGGAAACGGCCGAGGTGCAGGAGATGCAGCATGCCTGGCGGTGGCCTCTGGGCGCCATGGCCTGCAGCAGCGGCAGGTGTTGCCTTCAGCTCGAGTGGGATCCGCAGCTGATCAGGTACTTCGGCGGCCTAGGCGTGCTGGGCGTCGCCGGCGGCGGCAATCCTGACGATCATGGTGCCATCGAGCACGAGCTTGGGCTCTTCTTCCCCAAGT GCATGGAGTGGCAGGGTTCTTCAGAGCCGCCGCGGGAGGACGTGATGGAGTGGTCCGAGGAGCAGTTGGAAGAACTGATCCGA AATTTCCCGATCCTAGACGAGGATCTGGTAGGCTTCGATCCCAGCTGCATTCTCGAGGATACAAGCACCGCTGCTGATGCTTCTTTCCTGTGCAAGAATTCGAATGCAG GGGCTGATGATCTTCTGGCCCCGAGCTCTGCCACACCGGTGGAGCCGCCCACATTGCCGGTGGCGCAGCGGGAGCAGCCTCCCCTCAGCCCGCCCTCGTCCAATCGCCACAGCGACCAACGGCGCCAGATCACTCGCGCCAACTGTTCGGCCAAACGCTCGGCGACACAAGAAGAAA CAGAGCAGGATGGAGGGAGCGGCAAGAGGAGCAGGAAGGCAGGGCCGACGGTGGTGCGCCCGTTCTCGGTGGTGAAGCCCGGCCCCCGCGGGGTGGACGGCGTCGAGACGCTGGCCGACATCAACGAGCGGATCCTGACGCCGTCGGCGAGGCCCGTCCGGCACCCCGTGGGGGAGTTCGCGAGCGCCCCGCGCGCGTCGGCGGGCGGCGACCGCCCGGCCCCGTCCGGCAAGGCAGTCACCGGTTTTACCAGGCTGCACACCGCCGGGAAGGGCACGATCACCGTCATAAGGTCATCCGGATAA
- the LOC109746337 gene encoding uncharacterized protein isoform X2 produces the protein METAEVQEMQHAWRWPLGAMACSSGRCCLQLEWDPQLIRYFGGLGVLGVAGGGNPDDHGAIEHELGLFFPKCMEWQGSSEPPREDVMEWSEEQLEELIRNFPILDEDLVGFDPSCILEDTSTAADASFLCKNSNAGADDLLAPSSATPVEPPTLPVAQREQPPLSPPSSNRHSDQRRQITRANCSAKRSATQEEKQDGGSGKRSRKAGPTVVRPFSVVKPGPRGVDGVETLADINERILTPSARPVRHPVGEFASAPRASAGGDRPAPSGKAVTGFTRLHTAGKGTITVIRSSG, from the exons ATGGAAACGGCCGAGGTGCAGGAGATGCAGCATGCCTGGCGGTGGCCTCTGGGCGCCATGGCCTGCAGCAGCGGCAGGTGTTGCCTTCAGCTCGAGTGGGATCCGCAGCTGATCAGGTACTTCGGCGGCCTAGGCGTGCTGGGCGTCGCCGGCGGCGGCAATCCTGACGATCATGGTGCCATCGAGCACGAGCTTGGGCTCTTCTTCCCCAAGT GCATGGAGTGGCAGGGTTCTTCAGAGCCGCCGCGGGAGGACGTGATGGAGTGGTCCGAGGAGCAGTTGGAAGAACTGATCCGA AATTTCCCGATCCTAGACGAGGATCTGGTAGGCTTCGATCCCAGCTGCATTCTCGAGGATACAAGCACCGCTGCTGATGCTTCTTTCCTGTGCAAGAATTCGAATGCAG GGGCTGATGATCTTCTGGCCCCGAGCTCTGCCACACCGGTGGAGCCGCCCACATTGCCGGTGGCGCAGCGGGAGCAGCCTCCCCTCAGCCCGCCCTCGTCCAATCGCCACAGCGACCAACGGCGCCAGATCACTCGCGCCAACTGTTCGGCCAAACGCTCGGCGACACAAGAAGAAA AGCAGGATGGAGGGAGCGGCAAGAGGAGCAGGAAGGCAGGGCCGACGGTGGTGCGCCCGTTCTCGGTGGTGAAGCCCGGCCCCCGCGGGGTGGACGGCGTCGAGACGCTGGCCGACATCAACGAGCGGATCCTGACGCCGTCGGCGAGGCCCGTCCGGCACCCCGTGGGGGAGTTCGCGAGCGCCCCGCGCGCGTCGGCGGGCGGCGACCGCCCGGCCCCGTCCGGCAAGGCAGTCACCGGTTTTACCAGGCTGCACACCGCCGGGAAGGGCACGATCACCGTCATAAGGTCATCCGGATAA